CTTTTAAGATCAAAGGTAAAAAAGAATAATTGGGTTCTGACCTAGAAAAACATATGTGCTTCAGTGAGTGTTGTACTACGTGGCCATGGACACATAgttaatacaaatatatttatgtagaatgtatgtatatacagtatatacaaatatactatatactgtatatagtgcgtGCATGTAATAAGTGTAAATATCTTTTACGATACTTATGTATAAATGCAAGAACTTGACGCTTTTGCATGTAAATAAGCAATACTTTTGGTTCCGTAATTGAGATATTGTAGTAAGTAACTTTTAACTTATAAAGTTTAGATTTGGCAAAGAATTTCGAACACTTTCATCCCAGCAACAATAGGCATATTTAAAAATGACGTTGCAAAAGAATGTTTTTGCAAAATTATTAAAATGTGACGTGATAAAGACATTACCACAAATTACCGACTGCAGTAAAAGATTGCAGGGTTTTCctgtcttatatatgtatatatatatatatatatatatatatatatatatatatatatatatatatatatatatatatatagatatatatatatatgttatatatatatatatatatatgtatatgtatatgaatatgtgtgtgtatgtatacacaagtatgtatatatacacagtatatatatgtatatacgtatatcagcatcaacagccgttactagtccggtgtagaacaaaggccttagatatgtccttacacttgcctctgtttatggtaGTTTTCTGTGGCAGTCCATGCCCGCAAACTCTCTTTAagcttgtcaatctatcgtcttctcttccttccccggcttcttatacaatctctagggacccattttgttattcttagttTCTATCTATTGTGTGTCATGCTCATTATATGCCATgcccatattcatttctttttcttacatgctggtagaatatcctctactttagattgctcatgtatccatgttactctttttctgtatcttagcattattcccatcattattttttccatagctcttgagttgtaactatcttatgttctcaggattaataaggctccaagtttctggtaaataagttaatactggtaggaccatctcattgaaactttctttttagagaaagtggcattttaattttcctaatctcattttgtgtgCCAAATGctttccatctcatgcttatccttcttttaatttatttcGGTCTAGTATCCTGGAGAACCActcactgtctgtcttaagtatatatatatatatatatatatatatatatatatatatatatatatacatatatatatatctatatatatatatgtatatatatatatatatatatatatatatatatatatatatatttatatttatgaacacTCTTTAGagtctcgtccataactcttatttgttgtctctgcatgtTCACTGAACATTATTAtagttttcctcatattcattttctatttctactttctctattcaaaacttctatatcttatgtaattcctcccataattcactaaagaaaaccatgtcatctgcaaatcttaagttattgagTATTACTcagtaatattaattcctacattttccaattgAAATTCATTTAAACTTTTTCTAGGTATGttgcgaataatttaggagattaggggtctccctatctaaatcctttctcaatctgaattttctcactatctttatgtagttcctgtatagatatcttcaagttttctaacataagcttcttctattttttggtttagaaggggtttcattactgataatattttgacagttaaaagctttcttggagtctaTGTCATACATAttagtttgtcatactcttgagTTTTCCACTTGCTGGATAATTATATGGATTTCGTGTgtaattatactttatatatatatatatatatatatatatatatatatatatatatatatatatatatatatatatatatatatatatactaccccaGTCTAAACCGAAAGTACACAGTCTGTGCAAAATAAGTCTCCCTATCAACATGTTGAGGACAATAAAACCTAGATGGCCGCAAATAGGCTTTAAAGTAAGCCCATAGCTAACAATCTTCGTATTGTAAACCGTTTAATCTTCAAAAGTACTCGAAATCTTAATGTATCAGATTACACActccatcttattattattattattattattattattattatttgctaagctacaaccctagttggaaaagcagaatgctataagccctgggtttccaacaggaaaaatagctcagtgaggaaaggagacaaggaagaatagaaaatatgaacaataacattagaataaatattttctaaataaactataaattatttaacaaaacagggggaagagaaattagatagaatagtgtgcccgagtgtaccctcaagtacgagaactctaacccaagacagtagaaggccatggtacagaggctatggcactacccaagactagacatgaatggtttgattttggagtgtccttctcctagaagagctgcttaccatagctaaagtatctctcctacccttaccaagaggaatgtgaccactgaataattacagttcagtagttaacctctttagagtagaattgtttggtaatctcagtgttgtcaggagtatgaggacagagaagaatatataaagaataggccagactattcggtgtatgtgtaggcaaagagaaaatgaactgtaaccagagagaaaggaccaatgtagtactgtctatccagtcaaagaccccataactctctttggGTAGAATACTCGCTAATGAACGTATGCAAATGAGGATGGTTCCTTTTGCATAAATGCTCCCGTTCGTTTTACCAAATCGATTGCTGTATTCTGGCACTCTTCAAACCATCATCTACATAAGTAATTGTGGCGTAGGAGGTCGCCTACATTAGTACTAAACGTTCCTTCGTGACCAGAGGCCACTTTTCCATGACCAAAACTAAAGCAACTTGGGGACCTAGTCGCTCCATAAAACGAACTGTCTTACGGAGCACTTTTGGAACTAGTGATGTCAGTACCGCGTTTTTCCCATCATAAAAGTGGATGAAAATTTCACTGACTCTTTGGAACACGAAATGATGTTACATTTTTGTCACATCACAGGAAGTTACGTTTATTGGGACAAAGCATCATTGTTTATCAACATCTTTCTCAAATAATCATCTGTTTTTTGTTAATGAAGTAAACAGTTCCCTTGATGTGGAACGCAAAATTTAAATAAGGAACAAAGATAAATGGGAGAGTAATACCACCATGACACTTGCATGATTTTTGTCCTCGCAATTTGCACGATGTAGCACGATACATCGTGGAAAGACGTGCTACATATGAGGTACACAGTGAAGCATATTTTGAGCTGTATTCATGCACTGTACTCTTATATAATATAACgttgtttaaaggttaaaaggtgtctggtttcagttccagtttcttcagaatacataccagaacgtcagccgggcaatcccaacccccccccccccatctgtgGTACCCAATGAcaacagtggcttccccagtaaaatACTTAAACTCATAGTCCtgagctgggattgatctgctgccatgtgaatactAGGCggacatgttaccactgtactagccaggagtaaAGTTTGTGTTGGGATGAAGGTCCTAGATTTATTTGGGGAGGAGATATGGCCTGCGTTTGAGTGTCAACAGTCCTGAAAATGATGCAGAACTGAACAAAGTTCCGTTGTTGGCTACTCATGCTGATGAAATTGACTCGATATTAGTAATTATTAGTTCATCCTTTTCCAACTTTAAACTTTGAACTGGTTACCCATATCTGAAGTATAGTCAAGATAAAACAGACTGGTGGTAAGAATCTTTTGTAGCCTATTAATAGTGAAGATTGATTACATTTTCTGTTTCCCAATCTAATGTAGGTCGATTGATACCATAAAGAAACtacaaaagcactctgagagtgcagacctctaccacggcagcttattttttcgaaaccagcttgccttaaagTACGTAGGcttatttgaaatctgtgtgacaaccatgtgcgaacttttgGTTAAGGGTGACCTATTGCTTGAtattgacattgaccttgacctttgacctaggaatttatTAAATCACTCCCACGTGTCAACATAActattaatccatgaaagtttcagtATTCTATGcgtaacattgtggccaggaaacaaacaaacagacaaacgaggGCGAGagcataacctcttcccaacttcgttggctgaggtaaaaactATTCTCGTCAAGTTATGAGTAACTGAAAATCACTGACATCTAAGGTTAAGTAACTTGAACTTGAAGCAATGCTGTAGAGACatggaaattttatataaatatttgttgatgaatttgataactTGCTTTAAAACGGTCACATATTTTCTATTACTTATTCTTAAAATTCAGGTAGTCAACCACCTAACTTTGATAGCTTTTCAGATCACATATGAGATATCCGcacaaataataataagtaaatgtaAATACAGTATCTTGGTCCGTTGACAAAAACTCCCGAAAGTCGTTAAATTCTTGAATaactaatttcttcttttccacaaCAATTCTTAATGTTGGACATATTACCATCTTCtgaatagcttctctctctctctctctctctctctctctctctctctctctctctctctctctctctctctcgtaatggctAATTATCAAACTaacagggaaaaaggaaaaataatacagGAAATAATGCTTCTaaattttattgtttatcaaaGCATATTATGACTTTCATTTAATAAATAAGGCATAAATCATGAGATATAAATGAATAGAGGTAATTCTCATAACAAAGAGTAATTGGAGTAATTCATAAATAAAGAAATTGGGTCAGGTTTGAATTTCGTTACTGAGGAGCCCCATAGAGGGAGCTGGGCCTCTGAGGAGCTGGTGACGGAGCCGAGTATTGTCTGTTGTCGGTCGACTTTGTTTCAGGGAATCTGGCCTCGCCCTCGTATTCGACCGTGGGCTGGTATCCGCCAAGGCGGTCGACGGTGTAGATGACGATCTGTGTGCGGCCGTCGGGAAGGGCAATCCGGTATTGTCCGGTTGTGAGTTTGCCGTCCGAGTTGGATTCGTGGCCGAAGTCGAGTCCGCTGTCGTCATCCTTGACGGCGTAGCTGAAGTCGAATGGCATTCCCTGAGTAAGAGAGTGTTCATCGGATTAGTACTTAAGGCATGTGTATAACTCTATGGTTTTTTATCTTTAAAGGTTTAGAGTCCACTCATGAGAGGCATGGGGCtgtgtcattgccctagcaagcaagacattgccctagagactgaccatatttatatgatcagcgcccaagctctctctccttccaagctgggaccagggacggccaggcaatggctgctgatgacttagcagttagGACTATAGGctcccttagctcaaaaggatggtgaggttacagtgaccaaaagaactaacaagtttgagcaggactaaaaccctagtctggcaatcaccagtctgggacgttaccacatagaccaccacaatTGAGGTTAATCATTGCATAAACAGTATTGTACCATTATCAAATCTGAAGCTTCATTACCTCATGAGTTTCGCTGGAAGCCGAGACTTGTGGAGCTCCATACTCGTATCCGACTGAAGGCCTCTTATCCGGACGAGCCACCGCCACAGCGGCTATCAAACACAGCAGTGCCACCTGTTGAAAAATATGAGTAACATAATCTATGATTTTAGTTTATCGTTGATTCCCGTTTTACTTAGAAATAGAACATTTATCTACTTCTAAGAAATATAAACCAAACAATAATGAAAGTAATTCTCTAAAGAGATCAACTTGCCTTTGCGAACATTTCGTTGATGCTGTCCGAGTCGTTTTGTGGTTTGAGAGGAAGAAACATCTCGTATTTATACTGACGTCTTCAATGTCAATCACCTGTCAGACCACTCACTGACAGAACCCGgttccttttcttttttgtttttcgaTTGCCTCAAAATTAGGTCCTTTTAAGATCAAAGGTAAAAAAAGAATACTTTAGTTCTGCCCTAGAAAAATAAATGGTCCTCAGAGATTGTTGTACTACGTGGCCATGGACACAGATAAATacatccatatgtatgtatatacagtactcatatactgtatataattaaagtATGCATGTAATATGTGTAAATTGTATACATTTTGCGATATTTATGTATAATTCCATGAACTTGGCCTCTTTGCATATAAATAAGTAATACTGTTGGTTCCATAATTGAGATATTGTAGTAAGTAACTATTATCTTTTAACTAATTTACTGTTCAGATTTGGCAAAGAATTTCGAACACTTTCATTCCCGGCATCTTTAGAAATGACCTTGCGAAAGAGTGTGTTTGCAAAAATGTTAAAATCCAACACAAAGTCATTACTATAAATTATCGACTGTAGTAAAAAGATTGCAGTGTTgttccttgttatatatatatatatatatatatatatatatatatatatatatatatatatatatatatatatatatatatatatatgtcatcatcattttcagctgttactagtccacggcaggacaaggcctcagacacgtcctcccacttgcgtctgtttattgtctttctgtgctagtcaACGCCTACAAACTCTCTTATTTAATCAACCtatcatcttctcctccttcccctgcttcttatggAATCGCTAggcacccattcttttattcttagtgtccatctattatcagttattctcattacatgacctgcccatgttcattttttttcttacatattgttagaatatcctcaactttattttgttcacgtatccatgttgctctttttctgtctcctagtgttattctcatcatttattctttccatagctctttgagctgtaagtagcttatgtttttaaggttttagtaaggctccaagtttctgatacataagttagtactgggaggaccatctcattaaatacttctttttagagaaagtggtattttacatttcataacctcatttcgTTTACTAAAGGCTCtcaattccatgcttatccttcttttgatttcagtctcgtgtccttgggaaacacttactgtgtgtcctattcatatatagtaaattcattaacaatttctagaagctcgtccataactcttatttgctgtctgcattttcattgaacattttcatagTGTTacccatatttattttcagtccgacatttctgctttctctattcaaatcttctattatcttttgtaatttttcccatggttcactaaacacaactatttgCTCCACAACTTTCAAGTTGTTGAGGTattacccattaatattaattccttcatttttcctATCTAGATTCGTATGAACTTCTTTTAggcctgctgtgaataatttaggagggttGTGATCTCCCTATCTAACAtgtttttcaatcggaattttctcactatctttatatctACCAGTGTTTTAAAATAAGCTTCTTttcttccttgtttttgaaggggtttcattactgctgat
The nucleotide sequence above comes from Palaemon carinicauda isolate YSFRI2023 chromosome 18, ASM3689809v2, whole genome shotgun sequence. Encoded proteins:
- the LOC137657975 gene encoding pro-resilin-like yields the protein MTYVGVVHEQHANNASQDYVTHIFQQVALLCLIAAVAVARPDKRPSVGYEYGAPQVSASSETHEGMPFDFSYAVKDDDSGLDFGHESNSDGKLTTGQYRIALPDGRTQIVIYTVDRLGGYQPTVEYEGEARFPETKSTDNRQYSAPSPAPQRPSSLYGAPQ